In Bacillus sp. KH172YL63, one genomic interval encodes:
- a CDS encoding Crp/Fnr family transcriptional regulator — protein sequence MNSATQYQVSAVEELPAKLMTYGKKDIIFQPYSFGKNLYMIESGKIKLFKNSDDGRSTILAVLGEGDFFSNIERFSLDDEGVFAQAIEPTNVRVLSQKQVDSLHVTHPAVLTELYLVLHRHMKERNMFLERIMYVPVKERILHLMSFLMKSFGESEGKLIKIHVPLTHQDIASFIGSTRETVTSLTKELITEGTLKKIDKHYHMLLEAGS from the coding sequence ATGAATTCAGCAACCCAATATCAGGTTTCCGCAGTCGAAGAACTGCCGGCGAAACTCATGACATACGGGAAGAAGGATATCATCTTTCAACCATATTCTTTCGGGAAGAATCTTTATATGATCGAATCCGGGAAAATCAAGCTTTTTAAAAACAGTGATGACGGCCGGAGCACCATCCTTGCTGTCCTTGGGGAAGGAGACTTCTTCAGTAATATTGAACGCTTCAGCCTTGATGATGAAGGGGTGTTTGCGCAGGCGATCGAACCGACTAACGTGCGCGTCCTCTCACAAAAACAGGTCGACAGCTTGCATGTCACCCATCCAGCGGTGCTCACTGAACTTTATTTGGTTCTCCACAGGCATATGAAGGAGAGAAACATGTTCCTCGAGCGGATCATGTACGTGCCTGTGAAAGAAAGAATCCTCCACCTCATGTCTTTTTTGATGAAAAGCTTTGGAGAAAGTGAAGGAAAGCTGATCAAAATCCATGTCCCCCTTACCCACCAAGACATCGCAAGCTTCATCGGATCGACCCGGGAAACGGTCACCTCACTTACGAAAGAACTGATCACAGAAGGAACCCTCAAAAAAATCGATAAGCATTATCATATGTTATTAGAGGCTGGTTCATAA
- a CDS encoding DEAD/DEAH box helicase produces the protein MKDFTSLGIQTKYVNALKEQSITEPTPIQSETIPALLDGKDVIGQAQTGTGKTMAFLLPMLEKIDPERDEIQSLIVTPTRELAIQVTAELNQLLSSAEDDIHVLAVYGGQDVDKQIKRLRNKAIHIVIGTPGRILDHVRRETVDFSNVSFLVLDEADQMLHIGFFDEVETIIRETPFTRQTALFSATMSKDIRKIGKRYMKQPLNVQIREKEKIVQEIQQEIVETTDRQKLDALSQTIQDVQPFLGIIFCRTKRRVSKLLGDLKARGFLVDELHGDLSQAKREAVMKKFRDAKLQLLIATDVAARGLDVEGVTHVFNYDIPQDLESYIHRIGRTGRAGHDGLAITFVALKDKQDLAAIEKGIDRTLPRRIVEVPLSSSAPVKKGSEESAKDRREKHIQANKDRKAKSSRGGRARSGEERESSRGRRGKSEDRPSRQSGEGSSRGRQSKRNTSNKPGKSGSHLRNGNSRSSNTAKRGR, from the coding sequence ATGAAAGATTTTACTAGTTTAGGAATTCAAACTAAGTACGTTAATGCATTAAAAGAACAATCAATCACAGAACCGACACCGATCCAGAGCGAAACGATCCCGGCTTTACTCGATGGGAAAGACGTGATCGGACAAGCACAGACAGGAACCGGAAAGACGATGGCGTTTCTCCTGCCGATGCTTGAGAAGATCGATCCGGAGCGGGACGAGATTCAATCCCTGATTGTCACACCTACAAGGGAGCTTGCGATCCAGGTGACGGCTGAATTAAATCAGCTGCTGTCTTCAGCAGAAGATGATATACATGTTCTGGCCGTATACGGAGGCCAGGATGTCGATAAACAGATTAAAAGGCTGAGAAATAAAGCGATCCATATCGTGATCGGGACACCTGGCCGTATCCTTGATCATGTACGCAGGGAAACGGTCGACTTCTCGAACGTATCGTTCCTTGTCCTCGATGAAGCGGATCAAATGCTTCACATCGGTTTCTTCGATGAGGTGGAAACGATCATTCGTGAGACGCCGTTTACCCGTCAGACAGCACTGTTTTCAGCGACGATGTCCAAGGATATACGCAAGATTGGCAAGCGATATATGAAGCAGCCGCTGAATGTGCAGATTCGTGAGAAAGAGAAAATTGTTCAGGAAATCCAACAGGAAATCGTGGAAACGACGGATCGTCAGAAACTGGATGCCCTCAGTCAAACGATCCAGGACGTACAGCCGTTTTTAGGCATCATTTTCTGCCGTACGAAAAGAAGGGTCAGCAAGCTGCTCGGTGACTTGAAAGCGAGGGGCTTTCTGGTCGACGAACTTCACGGTGACTTATCCCAGGCAAAAAGGGAAGCCGTGATGAAGAAGTTCAGGGATGCGAAACTCCAGCTGCTGATCGCAACCGATGTAGCTGCCCGTGGACTTGACGTGGAAGGTGTCACACATGTGTTCAACTACGACATCCCACAGGACCTTGAATCGTATATACACAGAATCGGGCGCACAGGCCGTGCCGGTCATGACGGACTGGCGATCACCTTTGTTGCATTAAAGGACAAGCAGGATCTGGCTGCAATTGAGAAAGGAATCGACCGTACGTTACCCCGCCGTATCGTAGAAGTCCCTCTTTCATCATCTGCACCTGTCAAGAAGGGATCAGAAGAAAGCGCAAAAGACCGCCGGGAAAAACACATCCAGGCAAACAAAGACCGAAAAGCAAAGTCCAGCCGGGGAGGAAGGGCCCGGAGCGGAGAGGAAAGGGAATCCTCCCGTGGCCGCCGCGGCAAAAGCGAAGACAGACCGTCCCGACAGAGTGGTGAAGGCTCATCAAGGGGAAGGCAGTCTAAGCGGAATACCAGCAACAAACCCGGGAAAAGCGGTTCACACCTCCGCAACGGAAATTCAAGATCATCGAATACGGCTAAAAGAGGACGCTGA
- a CDS encoding alkaline phosphatase, producing the protein MKKSMKKILPVAVVSTLALGSFIGMNQDNTEVEAKDYKHGKPKNVIFMIGDGMGVPYTTGLRYMNDNPDTAEMENTAFDPYLVGLQTTYPEDEKENVTDSAAAATAMSGGVKTYNNAIAVDNDKSDVKTVLEQAKENGMSTGIVSTSQITHATPASYGAHEEQRKSEDAIANDYYDEMINGKHKIDVMLGGGTDFFEREDRNLADEFKNDGYSYVKSAEELGKDDNEQVLGLFAESGMDKMIDRDEKQPSLADMTTAALDRLENNKKGFFLMVEGSQIDWAGHDNDVVAAMSEMKDFELAFEKVRDFAKENGETLVIVTADHSTGGISIGADGEYNWDPAPIQAAKHTPDYMAEQIVNGASVEDTLAENIDLELTEEEVASVKTAAETGDQTKIDDAIEKIFDKRSGTGWTTGGHTGDDVPVYAFGPEKERFAGRIDNTDQAKLIFDILKGKGKHKGHHDKDKDREKH; encoded by the coding sequence ATGAAGAAATCAATGAAGAAGATCCTTCCTGTAGCGGTAGTGTCTACACTTGCTCTTGGGAGTTTCATAGGAATGAACCAGGACAACACAGAAGTAGAAGCGAAGGATTACAAACATGGTAAACCGAAGAACGTCATTTTCATGATCGGTGATGGTATGGGTGTACCGTATACAACCGGCCTTCGTTATATGAATGACAACCCTGATACGGCAGAGATGGAGAATACCGCATTTGATCCTTATCTTGTCGGCCTCCAAACAACGTATCCAGAAGATGAAAAAGAGAACGTAACCGACTCTGCAGCTGCTGCGACAGCGATGAGCGGCGGTGTGAAAACGTACAATAATGCAATTGCCGTTGATAATGATAAATCAGATGTCAAAACGGTATTGGAACAAGCGAAAGAAAATGGCATGTCAACAGGGATCGTCTCTACATCACAGATCACGCATGCGACGCCTGCATCTTACGGGGCACATGAGGAGCAGCGTAAAAGTGAAGATGCGATTGCAAATGACTACTATGATGAAATGATTAATGGAAAACATAAAATTGACGTCATGCTTGGCGGAGGAACGGATTTCTTCGAACGTGAAGACCGTAATCTTGCCGATGAGTTCAAGAATGATGGCTATAGCTATGTGAAATCTGCAGAGGAACTTGGCAAGGATGATAATGAGCAGGTGCTTGGGCTTTTCGCAGAGTCGGGAATGGATAAGATGATCGACCGTGATGAGAAGCAGCCCAGCCTTGCTGATATGACGACAGCTGCCCTTGATCGTTTGGAGAACAATAAAAAAGGTTTCTTCCTGATGGTGGAAGGAAGTCAAATCGACTGGGCAGGCCATGACAACGACGTTGTTGCTGCCATGAGTGAAATGAAGGACTTCGAACTGGCTTTTGAAAAAGTAAGGGACTTCGCGAAAGAAAATGGTGAAACGCTTGTCATCGTAACAGCTGACCACTCCACAGGCGGCATTTCTATCGGTGCCGACGGTGAGTATAACTGGGATCCGGCTCCGATCCAAGCGGCGAAGCATACGCCTGACTACATGGCAGAGCAAATCGTCAACGGTGCTTCAGTGGAAGATACACTTGCAGAAAACATCGACCTGGAACTGACGGAAGAGGAAGTCGCTTCTGTCAAAACAGCAGCCGAAACCGGCGACCAAACGAAAATCGATGATGCAATTGAAAAAATCTTTGATAAGCGCTCCGGCACTGGTTGGACGACTGGCGGCCACACAGGTGATGACGTTCCTGTATACGCATTCGGTCCAGAAAAAGAACGCTTTGCAGGACGAATCGATAATACGGATCAAGCGAAACTGATCTTTGATATCCTGAAAGGCAAAGGTAAGCATAAAGGACATCATGATAAAGACAAGGACCGTGAAAAACATTAA
- a CDS encoding flavodoxin family protein — MKILTLLGSTRKNGNSEYIARKIVEGTDHTIVSLADMHIEAIEDLRHAEGGFVPVDDDYEQLVRLIEEHDVLLFATPLYWYGMSGPMKNFFDRWSQYLRDQRFHLKEELMKKKAYVVITGGSSAKIKALPLVQQFDYIFQFVNMEFADYIIGAGVKPGEVQHDIAALEKAARWNASFK, encoded by the coding sequence TTGAAAATACTTACCCTGTTAGGAAGTACGCGAAAAAACGGCAATTCCGAGTATATAGCGAGAAAAATCGTAGAAGGGACCGATCATACCATCGTCTCCCTGGCCGATATGCATATTGAAGCGATCGAGGACTTACGGCATGCAGAAGGCGGTTTCGTACCGGTCGACGATGATTATGAACAGCTTGTCCGATTAATCGAAGAGCACGACGTACTGCTTTTCGCCACACCTCTTTATTGGTACGGGATGAGCGGCCCCATGAAGAATTTCTTCGACCGATGGAGTCAGTACCTAAGGGATCAGCGCTTTCACCTGAAGGAAGAACTCATGAAGAAGAAAGCATATGTCGTCATCACCGGTGGAAGTTCAGCCAAAATCAAAGCCCTTCCCCTTGTACAGCAGTTCGATTACATTTTCCAATTCGTCAATATGGAATTTGCCGATTACATCATCGGCGCCGGCGTCAAACCGGGAGAAGTCCAACATGATATCGCTGCCCTCGAAAAAGCGGCCCGTTGGAATGCATCATTTAAATAA
- a CDS encoding LysR family transcriptional regulator, which yields MDVNYYYTFKEVAKWGSYTKTGEELGYAQSSVTTQIKKLEEHYGTKLFERSGRKMRLTQSGEELYYYVDQILSLLDEAEERLSKESNLRGTLRVGTVESLAAYFITPFIKQLKEQHPELKILLASGLCPNLKEGTLEGKFDLSILMDRYVEHPELTTIPIRQEQLVMIGSPGHRLTGLDAIELNELASETLILTEEGCSYRVLLEQVLNEGGIQPKSVISFSSLEAIKQCVADELGIAILPEISVKKELQSGKLVMLPFNHGDVKVYTQIIYQNKKWLTPPLTQLIASLTS from the coding sequence ATGGATGTGAATTATTACTACACCTTTAAAGAAGTGGCCAAATGGGGAAGTTATACAAAGACAGGCGAAGAGCTGGGCTACGCACAATCCAGTGTGACCACTCAAATAAAGAAGCTCGAGGAGCATTACGGGACCAAATTATTTGAAAGGTCGGGCAGGAAGATGCGCTTGACCCAATCAGGTGAAGAGCTGTATTACTATGTGGATCAAATACTCTCCCTGCTGGATGAGGCGGAGGAGAGGCTCTCGAAGGAAAGCAATCTCCGTGGAACGCTCCGGGTCGGGACGGTCGAATCACTTGCTGCCTACTTCATCACCCCATTCATCAAACAGCTGAAAGAACAGCACCCGGAGCTCAAGATCCTGCTTGCATCGGGGCTTTGTCCCAATCTGAAAGAAGGGACACTTGAGGGGAAGTTCGATCTATCCATCCTCATGGACCGTTATGTGGAGCATCCGGAGTTGACGACCATCCCGATCAGGCAGGAACAGCTCGTCATGATCGGATCTCCCGGCCACCGGTTGACGGGCCTTGATGCAATCGAATTGAATGAGCTTGCATCGGAAACACTGATTTTGACTGAAGAAGGCTGCTCGTACAGGGTGCTGCTGGAGCAGGTGCTGAATGAGGGAGGAATTCAGCCTAAATCAGTCATTTCCTTTAGCAGTCTAGAGGCAATCAAGCAGTGTGTGGCTGATGAACTGGGAATTGCAATCCTGCCGGAGATCTCAGTGAAGAAAGAACTTCAAAGCGGGAAGCTTGTGATGCTTCCTTTCAATCATGGGGATGTAAAGGTTTATACTCAAATCATCTATCAAAATAAGAAATGGCTGACTCCTCCGTTGACCCAGTTGATCGCTTCCCTGACATCTTAA
- a CDS encoding VOC family protein, which produces MKHQATPYFSFNGQAKEALAYYKDVFDGEILSVMTFGEADFPSPPEMSEHIMHAQFKKGELFFMMSDSFPGQETTAGNHISLVLELESEEEIQHYYRRLTEKGTVVMELQDTFWGAVYAKVKDPYGIHWDLNYTKK; this is translated from the coding sequence ATGAAGCATCAAGCTACACCTTATTTTAGTTTCAATGGTCAGGCAAAAGAAGCATTGGCGTATTACAAAGATGTGTTTGACGGGGAGATCCTCAGCGTCATGACTTTCGGAGAAGCCGATTTCCCCAGTCCACCTGAAATGTCAGAACATATCATGCATGCCCAGTTTAAAAAAGGAGAGCTGTTCTTCATGATGTCAGACAGTTTCCCCGGTCAGGAAACGACGGCAGGAAATCACATTTCACTCGTACTGGAGCTTGAAAGCGAAGAAGAAATCCAGCATTATTACCGCCGTTTAACCGAAAAAGGGACGGTTGTGATGGAACTGCAAGACACGTTCTGGGGCGCTGTTTATGCAAAGGTGAAAGACCCATACGGCATTCATTGGGACTTGAACTATACGAAGAAATAA
- a CDS encoding iron-containing alcohol dehydrogenase has protein sequence MNTFLQYNPTKLYFGRGEVKQLSTTLEKGVNVLLVYGGGSIKKNGVYDDVTAELKKIDAKIFELSGVEPNPRLTTVRKGVEICREEGIDFILAAGGGSVIDCTKAIAAGATYDGDAWDLITGKSPITEALPFGTVLTLAATGSEMNPVSVITNWETNDKLGWSSPHVFPKLSILDPSYTFSVPRDQTVYGIVDSMSHALEHYFHRTENTPMIDGFIESLLRTAIATGPKLLEDMQSFEHRETMMYVSTTAFNGTLSNGTDGGDWATHRIEHAISAVYDIPHGGGLAILFPNWLEHVLEEDLSRVKQLAVNVFGIESKGKEDIEVAREGAKALRDFWNSLGAPERLADYEIDDSEFDAIVEKTFIKPGVGTYKEMDAESVRDILTRSL, from the coding sequence ATGAATACATTTTTACAATATAATCCTACAAAGCTTTACTTCGGAAGAGGTGAAGTGAAGCAATTATCCACCACTCTCGAAAAAGGTGTGAACGTGTTACTCGTGTACGGGGGAGGGAGCATTAAAAAGAATGGTGTTTATGATGATGTGACGGCCGAATTGAAGAAGATCGACGCAAAGATTTTCGAATTGAGCGGTGTCGAACCCAACCCTCGTCTGACGACTGTACGGAAAGGGGTAGAAATCTGCCGTGAAGAAGGAATCGACTTCATCCTTGCTGCAGGTGGAGGGAGCGTGATCGATTGCACGAAAGCGATCGCGGCCGGTGCCACATATGATGGGGATGCCTGGGATCTTATCACAGGAAAATCGCCGATCACAGAAGCGTTGCCATTTGGAACGGTTCTGACGCTTGCTGCGACCGGCTCTGAAATGAACCCTGTATCCGTGATCACCAATTGGGAAACGAACGATAAGCTTGGCTGGTCGTCACCCCATGTATTTCCGAAGTTATCAATCCTTGATCCATCGTACACATTCTCCGTGCCCCGGGATCAAACGGTCTACGGAATCGTGGACAGCATGTCACACGCACTGGAGCATTACTTCCATCGCACGGAAAACACTCCGATGATTGACGGTTTCATCGAGTCCCTGCTGAGAACCGCGATCGCCACCGGTCCTAAATTGCTGGAAGACATGCAATCCTTCGAGCATCGGGAAACGATGATGTATGTCAGTACGACGGCGTTCAACGGAACGTTATCTAACGGAACAGACGGAGGGGATTGGGCGACGCACCGGATCGAGCATGCGATTTCAGCCGTATATGATATCCCCCACGGCGGGGGTCTTGCGATATTATTCCCGAATTGGCTGGAGCATGTATTGGAAGAAGACCTATCAAGAGTGAAGCAGCTAGCGGTCAATGTCTTCGGCATAGAATCGAAAGGGAAAGAGGATATCGAAGTGGCGCGGGAAGGGGCCAAAGCGCTCCGTGACTTCTGGAATTCCTTAGGTGCGCCTGAACGCCTCGCCGATTATGAAATCGATGACAGCGAATTCGATGCGATCGTTGAGAAAACGTTCATCAAGCCGGGAGTCGGGACGTATAAAGAAATGGACGCTGAAAGCGTAAGGGATATTTTGACGCGTTCACTATAA
- a CDS encoding NAD(P)/FAD-dependent oxidoreductase has product MELHNGSLFWPTTLNNERFENHYDVAIIGGGMSGILCAYVLTEAGLKVAVIEKRKIAAGSSSANTGLLQFSNDIMLHELIDQIGEEKAVRFYKLCLEAVENLEQVAMKCTLSPEFSRRKSIYYASTPRHVPKLKKEYKTLKAHGFPVEYWTRKDIKERLPFSKSGALITHGDAEVNPYRFVKGIFDYLQEENKTTFFENLEAVEIEECPDSVNIHTPEGIIHASQIVHATGYETPPIGKKIGTEINRSYAIATKPIDDLSQWDERALIWETKRPYLYMRTTADNRIIAGGLDEDHHEAPQSKKKIKKRGKRIEKAIQKLFPDLDIKMDYAWGASFGESVDNLPFIGKHPEKENIYYLLGYGGNGTVYSMLGSQILRDLILKRPNPDAEIVKLDR; this is encoded by the coding sequence ATGGAATTACACAACGGCAGTTTGTTCTGGCCAACTACATTAAACAACGAACGGTTTGAAAATCATTACGATGTCGCCATCATCGGAGGCGGGATGTCAGGCATTTTATGTGCCTATGTCCTGACAGAAGCCGGATTGAAAGTGGCTGTCATTGAAAAGAGAAAGATCGCCGCCGGCAGCTCTTCTGCGAACACAGGACTGCTCCAATTTTCGAACGATATCATGCTCCATGAGCTGATCGATCAAATCGGTGAAGAGAAAGCAGTGCGATTTTATAAGCTTTGTCTGGAGGCTGTGGAAAACCTGGAGCAAGTGGCGATGAAGTGCACATTGTCACCTGAATTCTCAAGGAGGAAAAGCATCTATTACGCCAGTACCCCACGTCACGTCCCGAAACTGAAAAAAGAATATAAAACGTTGAAGGCTCACGGGTTTCCTGTTGAGTACTGGACGAGAAAAGACATAAAGGAACGCCTGCCGTTCTCAAAGTCCGGCGCCCTGATCACCCACGGAGACGCCGAGGTGAATCCATACCGGTTCGTAAAGGGGATATTTGATTATTTACAGGAAGAAAATAAGACGACGTTCTTCGAAAATCTTGAGGCCGTAGAGATTGAAGAATGTCCTGATTCGGTAAATATCCATACGCCTGAAGGAATCATCCATGCATCTCAGATCGTACATGCAACCGGCTATGAAACACCGCCGATCGGGAAGAAGATCGGGACCGAAATCAACCGTTCATACGCAATCGCCACCAAGCCGATCGACGACTTGTCTCAATGGGATGAACGGGCACTCATATGGGAAACCAAGCGACCTTATCTTTATATGCGCACAACCGCAGACAACCGGATCATTGCAGGCGGCCTCGATGAGGATCACCATGAAGCCCCTCAAAGTAAAAAGAAAATAAAAAAACGTGGGAAGCGGATCGAAAAAGCTATTCAAAAGCTCTTCCCCGACCTGGACATCAAAATGGACTACGCCTGGGGGGCAAGCTTCGGGGAATCGGTGGATAACCTTCCCTTCATCGGCAAGCATCCGGAAAAAGAGAATATCTATTACCTGCTGGGCTATGGAGGTAACGGAACCGTCTACAGCATGCTCGGTTCCCAAATACTCCGCGACCTCATCTTGAAACGACCAAATCCGGATGCAGAGATTGTAAAGTTAGACAGGTGA
- a CDS encoding H-type small acid-soluble spore protein — MDYNRAKQILSSSAEVEVKYRDASVWIDSVNEDGRTAVVHLRGPLEERSEVSIEDLEEA, encoded by the coding sequence TTGGATTATAATCGTGCAAAGCAGATATTATCTTCATCAGCTGAGGTGGAAGTGAAGTATCGGGACGCTTCCGTGTGGATCGATTCGGTCAATGAAGATGGGAGAACAGCCGTTGTTCATCTCCGTGGTCCATTGGAAGAACGTTCGGAGGTAAGTATCGAAGACTTAGAGGAAGCATAA
- a CDS encoding dimethylarginine dimethylaminohydrolase family protein, giving the protein MSLNSPMAPNHKTYCANEYGKLKKVMVVSPEYMRINEIINETQKHFLKENINIDKAVEQHKTFVETLEKHGSEVIHLTPSPAFNEQVFTRDIGFTIHEHFFVASMNTDVRSGEVETLKNWLKANEVPSRGLLHSIEGGDVLVDGENIWIGVSGRTNQLAIQSLRNQLPEYTVHEIPLKDDILHLDCVFTIISSEWAIVYPPAFSPEDLALIKEHYQVITVSDDEQFQMGPNVLAIGDNKIISLVQNHSMNERIRDKGFEVIELDLSEIIKSGGSFRCCTLPLIRE; this is encoded by the coding sequence ATGAGTTTGAATTCCCCAATGGCACCTAACCATAAAACATATTGTGCTAACGAGTATGGGAAATTAAAGAAGGTTATGGTGGTTTCCCCGGAATATATGAGAATTAATGAAATCATAAATGAAACACAAAAGCATTTTCTTAAAGAGAATATCAATATAGATAAAGCGGTCGAACAGCACAAAACATTCGTCGAGACGTTGGAAAAGCACGGCTCAGAGGTCATTCACCTCACGCCGTCCCCAGCATTCAATGAACAAGTCTTTACAAGGGACATCGGCTTCACGATCCATGAACATTTCTTCGTTGCTTCCATGAACACGGATGTGCGCAGTGGAGAAGTGGAAACGTTGAAGAATTGGCTGAAGGCAAATGAAGTGCCAAGTCGTGGACTGCTTCATTCCATTGAAGGGGGAGATGTACTTGTCGATGGGGAAAATATCTGGATCGGGGTGAGCGGCCGCACGAATCAACTGGCCATCCAATCCCTGCGGAACCAGCTGCCTGAATACACCGTCCATGAAATCCCCTTGAAAGATGATATCCTGCATCTCGATTGTGTTTTCACAATCATCTCAAGTGAATGGGCGATTGTCTATCCGCCGGCATTTTCCCCTGAAGATCTTGCACTCATCAAGGAGCACTATCAAGTGATCACCGTGTCAGATGATGAGCAATTCCAAATGGGACCGAATGTATTGGCGATCGGCGATAACAAGATCATCTCCCTCGTTCAAAATCATTCGATGAATGAACGGATCCGTGACAAGGGCTTCGAAGTCATTGAACTGGATTTATCAGAAATCATTAAATCAGGTGGTTCATTCCGCTGCTGCACCCTGCCTTTGATTAGGGAATAG